Proteins from one Paraburkholderia acidisoli genomic window:
- a CDS encoding FadR/GntR family transcriptional regulator: protein MAESLGTPASPANSPITPRGRNLAGQVVNYISEQIASRALKAGDKLPTESSLMTQLGVSRTVVREAISRLQAMSVIETRHGIGSFVLEPRREPLDLEMVPAATLNDVLCVLELRISLETEAAGLAAQRASERDLAALRTALDTLDVATRTGGDSSGADLEFHICVARATGNRYFVDILTQMGAALIPRHRVNSASIAHRDPKAYAELVNREHESIFDAIARHDPDGARAAMRMHLSSSRERLRRAAAESGEPV, encoded by the coding sequence ATGGCGGAGTCGCTTGGCACGCCTGCCTCCCCCGCGAACAGCCCCATTACCCCGCGTGGCCGCAATCTCGCCGGGCAGGTCGTGAATTACATCAGCGAGCAGATCGCCTCGCGGGCGCTCAAGGCCGGCGACAAACTGCCCACCGAGAGCAGCCTCATGACGCAACTCGGCGTGAGCCGCACCGTGGTGCGCGAAGCCATTTCGCGTTTGCAGGCCATGTCGGTGATCGAAACGCGTCACGGCATCGGCAGCTTCGTGCTCGAACCGCGCCGCGAACCGCTCGACCTGGAGATGGTGCCGGCCGCCACGCTCAACGACGTGCTCTGCGTGCTCGAACTGCGTATCAGCCTCGAAACCGAAGCGGCGGGGCTCGCCGCGCAACGCGCGAGCGAACGCGACCTGGCTGCGCTGCGCACGGCGCTCGACACACTCGACGTGGCCACGCGCACCGGCGGCGACAGTTCGGGCGCCGACCTCGAGTTTCATATCTGCGTGGCACGCGCCACGGGCAACCGTTATTTCGTCGACATCCTCACGCAGATGGGTGCGGCGCTCATTCCGCGGCATCGCGTCAATTCGGCGAGCATCGCGCACCGCGACCCGAAGGCGTACGCGGAACTCGTCAACCGCGAGCACGAAAGCATCTTCGACGCGATTGCGCGCCACGATCCCGACGGCGCGCGCGCGGCCATGCGCATGCATTTGTCGAGCAGCCGGGAACGGCTGCGGCGCGCGGCGGCGGAGTCGGGCGAACCCGTCTGA